In Bacillus sp. NP247, one DNA window encodes the following:
- a CDS encoding L,D-transpeptidase family protein, whose translation MNNNTVNESVEEVDRKRVRSSKRFTNWKFIAAGIGIIVLLIGGVSYYQATHFNSNVTINDTKVGGLSADQAIQKLKTSGLANKVYVDQQQILDEKDTKTELTEKDLPQVKKLLKSQWTFFPSLKEKNYSLLPEKADQYRSETMKKLVEEKLVSMNKELKAPQDAMAKLEQGKVIISKSVEGKQYDITNLLKDYDKQKYKSEIHLKSTYIKPIKEDDPIVKKEEQALQDLLGQSIDYKVQNEVYPLKAKDLIQNASMSKDMKVTIDASDIKNKIAEINNAKSTLNKDFTFKTHSGSVIQVKGQGYGWALDVEKETKQVQQAFEKGEKSLSASNIHGNGWEKEGIGYETTSNNGIGDTYAEVSIAEQQIWIYKDGKLVVTTNVVTGKHSTSEDTSPGVWYVLYKRTPYTLKGSAVGKADYAVKVDYWVPFTNSGQGFHDAGWRTNWANNAYVTGGSGGCVNLLPNVAKTVYDSLNTNDPVIVY comes from the coding sequence ATGAACAACAATACAGTAAATGAATCAGTTGAAGAAGTTGATAGAAAACGAGTAAGATCAAGCAAACGTTTTACAAATTGGAAGTTTATCGCAGCGGGCATTGGTATAATTGTACTTCTCATTGGGGGAGTGAGTTATTATCAGGCAACTCACTTTAATTCGAATGTTACGATTAACGACACAAAAGTCGGTGGTTTGAGCGCTGATCAGGCAATACAGAAATTAAAAACATCTGGATTAGCAAACAAAGTCTATGTCGATCAACAACAAATTTTAGATGAAAAAGATACAAAAACGGAACTCACGGAAAAAGATTTGCCTCAAGTTAAGAAACTATTAAAAAGTCAGTGGACATTTTTCCCTTCCTTAAAGGAAAAAAATTATTCATTGCTACCAGAAAAGGCGGATCAGTATCGTAGTGAAACGATGAAAAAACTTGTAGAAGAAAAGCTCGTTTCAATGAATAAAGAATTAAAAGCACCTCAAGATGCTATGGCGAAGCTCGAACAAGGCAAAGTTATTATCTCGAAAAGTGTTGAAGGAAAGCAGTATGACATTACTAATCTACTGAAAGATTATGACAAGCAGAAGTATAAAAGCGAAATTCATCTGAAGTCTACATACATAAAGCCTATTAAAGAAGACGATCCGATTGTCAAAAAAGAGGAGCAAGCACTACAGGATCTTCTTGGGCAGTCCATTGATTATAAAGTGCAGAATGAAGTGTATCCTTTAAAAGCGAAAGATTTAATTCAAAATGCTTCTATGTCAAAGGATATGAAAGTTACAATCGATGCGAGCGACATTAAGAATAAGATTGCTGAAATTAATAATGCTAAATCAACATTAAATAAAGATTTCACATTTAAAACTCATTCTGGTTCGGTTATACAAGTAAAAGGACAAGGCTATGGCTGGGCACTAGATGTTGAAAAAGAAACAAAACAAGTTCAACAAGCCTTTGAGAAAGGCGAAAAATCACTTTCTGCTTCTAATATTCACGGAAATGGGTGGGAGAAGGAAGGGATCGGTTATGAAACAACATCGAATAATGGCATCGGAGACACGTATGCGGAAGTTTCAATTGCAGAGCAACAAATTTGGATTTACAAAGATGGAAAATTAGTAGTTACAACAAATGTAGTAACCGGTAAACATAGCACGAGTGAAGATACATCACCAGGTGTGTGGTACGTCCTATATAAACGAACACCATACACGTTGAAAGGCAGCGCAGTAGGTAAAGCTGATTATGCAGTTAAAGTAGATTACTGGGTTCCATTCACAAATAGCGGTCAAGGATTCCATGATGCTGGCTGGCGAA